The proteins below come from a single Rhizobium sp. BT04 genomic window:
- a CDS encoding DUF1488 domain-containing protein — MALIFPNRSRSFDEARKAVRFTGYDGMFEVRFLVEEAALGGAITRNSSEAEYLNAFDAARASIQEAASRAYQHRRGNNFTLKAEDFR; from the coding sequence ATGGCACTTATCTTTCCCAACAGAAGTCGGAGTTTCGACGAAGCGAGAAAAGCTGTCCGTTTCACCGGATATGATGGTATGTTCGAGGTGAGGTTTCTGGTCGAAGAAGCAGCACTCGGCGGTGCGATCACCCGGAATTCTTCCGAAGCCGAATACCTGAATGCCTTCGATGCTGCGCGCGCTTCCATTCAGGAAGCCGCATCGAGAGCTTATCAGCATCGACGCGGCAACAACTTCACGCTCAAGGCCGAAGACTTTCGCTAA